The genome window GACACCGGCGATGATGTTGCCCCACTGGTCCGACCCGCCGAGCTGGAGGCTGGTGCCGTGCCTGCGGTGCAGCTCGACGTAGTCGTTGGCCTGCAACAGCATGTAGCTGAACTCGGTGTAGGAGATGCCGTCGGTCTCCAGGCGCCTGCGCACGGTCTCCCTGGCCAGCATGGTGTTGATCGAGAAGTGCTTGCCGATGTCGCGCAGGAAGGCCGTCACCGACAGATCGGCGGTCCAGTCGGCGTTGTTGGCCATGATCGCGCCGGTCGGGGTGTCGTCGAAGTCCACGAACGCCGACAGCTGGCGCCTGATGCGCTCAGTCCACTCCACGACGGTGTCGGCGTCGTGGAGGTTGCGCTCGCCGACATCGCGCGGGTCACCGATCAGCCCGGTCGCGCCGCCGGCGAGCACGACCGGCCGGTGGCCGGCCTGCTGGAAGCGGCGCAGGGTCAGGATCGGGATCAGGTGCCCGGCGTGCAGGCTCGGCCCGGTGGGGTCGAAGCCGGCATAGAGCGTGAGCGGGCCGGCGTCGAGCTCGGACCGGAGGGTGTCGAGGTCGGTGGACTGCGCGATCAGGCCGCGCCAGGACAGGTCGTCAAGGATGTGCTCGCTCACGCGTGCAATTCTGCTGCATGCGCGCAAGCGCGATAACGCCCGGTCCCCGCCTCGCGGTGCGCGTTACGCCCGCTCGCGGGGCCGTCGGCGGCCGCCGCGCCGGTAGGAGCTGACCGCGGGCGAGCCGTCCACCCAGGAGCGCCACGGCAGGTCCATCGCGGAGGCCACGCCCACGCGCGGGCCGGTGCGCACGTCGTCCTCGTCGACCGGGTGACCGTTGTGCAGGCGGATCGGCGAGTCGGGGGCGGTGAGGTCGATGCCGTTGTGGTCCCGGGTGATGCCGAGGACGCTGGCCAGCCGGGCCGGGCCGCTGGCGAGCTGGGTGTCCTTGCGCACCGCGGGCCTGCGGCGGCGGGCGAGATCGTGTCCGGCGGTGATCTCACCCGCGCGGAGCAGCACCGCGCCGGGCACCCCGTCGGTCAGGCACACCACGTTGATGCAGAAGTGCATGCCGTAGACGAAGTAGACGTAGAGGTGCCCGGCGGGGCCGAACATCACGGCGTTGCGCTCGGTCCGGCCGCGGTAGCAGTGCGACGCCGGATCGTCACCGCCGCGGTAGGACTCGACCTCGACCAGGCGGACGCGGACCTCACCCTCGGGGCTGGCCGAGCGCAGTTCGCAGCCCAGCAGCCGCCGCGCCACCCACAGCGGGTCGTGCGCGAGTTCGTCGCGTTCCACCTGGCTCACGTGCGTAGAGGTTACCCGTCCTGATCAGCCGGCCAGCCACTGCCGATGGCCGGCGACGGTGGCCACGACGCGTTCCCGCTGCTCGGCGACCCTGGCCGGGGCGGTGCCGCCGTGCGCGTCGCGGGAGGCGATCGAGCCGCCGACGGTGAGTACCTCTCGCACCTGAGGCGTCAGCGCCGGGTGCGCGGCGGCCAGTTCGGCGTCGGTGAGCTCGTCGAGCCCGACGCCCCGCGACTCGGCCTTGCGCACGCACTCCCCCGACGCCTCGTGCGCGACGCGGAACGGCACGCCCTGGCGCACCAGCCACTCGGCGATGTCGGTGGCGAGGGTGAAGCCCGCCGGTGCCAGCTCGGCGAGCCGCTCGGTGTGGAAGGTCAGCGTGCCGAGCATGCCCGCCATCGCCGGGAGCAGGAGGTCGAGCTGCTCGACGGAGTCGAAGACGGGCTCCTTGTCCTCCTGCAGGTCGCGGTTGTAGGCAAGCGGCTGCGCCTTGAGGGTGGCCAGCAGGCCGGTGAGGTTGCCGACCAGCCGTCCGGACTTGCCGCGGGCGAGCTCGGCGACGTCGGGGTTCTTCTTCTGCGGCATGATCGAGCTGCCGGTCGCCCAGGCGTCGTCGAGCGTGACGTAGCCGAACTCGGCGGTGTTCCAGATGATCACTTCCTCGGCGACCCTGGACAGGTTCACCCCGAGCATCGCCAGGCAGAACGCCGCCTCGGCTGCGAAGTCGCGCGAGGCCGTGCCGTCGATGGAGTTGTCGACCGCGCCGCCGTCGAAGCCGAGCTCGGCCGCGACGGCCTGCGGGTCGAGCCCGAGCGAGGAGCCCGCCAGTGCACCGGAGCCGTAGGGCGAGAACGCGGTGCGGGCGTCCCAGTCGCGCAGGCGGCTGACGTCGCGCAGCAGCGACTGGCAGTGCGCGAGCAGGTGGTGTGCGAGCAGCACCGGCTGCGCGTGCTGGAGGTGCGTGCGGCCCGGCAGCACCGCGTCGGGGTGGGCCGCGGCCTGGGCGGTGAGGGCGTCGACGACGTCGAGCACGCCGGAGGTGACGCGTCGCACCGCGTCGCGCAGCCACATCCGGAAGAGCGTGGCGACCTGGTCGTTGCGCGACCGGCCTGCCCGCAGCTTGCCGCCGAGCTCGGGGCCGACGCGCTCCAGCAGGCCGCGTTCGAGGGCGGTGTGCACGTCCTCGTCGTCGATCACCGGCTGGAAGGCGCCGGACTCGACGTCGGCGGCCAGCACGTCCAGTCCGGCCAGCATGCGTTCGAGCTCGTCGGCGGTGAGCAGTCCCGCCTTGTGCAGCACCCTGGCGTGGGCGCGCGAACCGGCGATGTCGTAGGGCGCCAGGCGCCAGTCGAAGTGCGTCGACAGGCTCAGCGCGGCCATCGCCTCGGCCGGGCCGGAGGCGAAGCGGCCGCCCCAGAGCTTGGTGGGCCCTGCCTGGCCGGCCTGGCCGCCGTCTTGCTGCGTCACGGTGGGTTCCTCAGTCGTCGTACGTGGGTTTCGGTTTGGATCTGCACGGCCTACGGGCCGCTCGCCTCGCGTTCTCCGGCTGCCATGGTGGTGAAGCGTTCGGCCAGATCAAGCCCGGTCAACGGCTCCCTGGCGATGACCATCACCGTGTCATCACCCGCGATCGAGCCGACGACCTCCAGCAGCGCCGAACGGTCGATCGCACTGGCCAGGAACTGTGCCGCACCCGGCGGGGTCCGCAGGACGGTGAGGTTGCCCGAGCCGTCGGCGCTGACCAGCAGCTCAGCCAGCAACCGGCTCAACCGCGACGTCCCGCCCTGCACACCACGCACCGGACTGCCGTCCTCCGGAATGACATACACCGCGGCACCACCGTCCGGGCCGCGCAGCTTCACCGCACCCAACTCGTCGAGATCCCGCGACAACGTCGCCTGCGTCACCTCGATCCCGTCACCGGCCAACAGCTTGGCCAGCTCCGTCTGGCTGCGCACGCCCATGGACGACACCAGCTCCACGATGCGGGCCTGCCGCGCCACCCGGGTGGTCACAGTCGTCGCACCAGCCAGGTCAGCAGCGCCTTCTGGGCGTGCAGGCGGTTCTCCGCCTCGTCGAACACCGCGCTGGCCGGGCCGTCGATGACCTCGTCGGTGATCTCCCAGCCGCGGTGGGCGGGCAGGCAGTGCAGGACGCTGGCGGCGGGCTTGCCGGTCGCGGCCAGCAGGTCGGTGTTGACCTGGAACGGCCGGAACGGGCTGACCCGGTCCTTGCCGTCGTTCTCCTGGCCCATCGAGGTCCACGAGTCGGTCACCAGCACGTCGGCGCCCTCGACCGACGGCTTCGGCTCGGTGAACACCGCCACCGAACCGCCGGTCTCGGCGGCGCGCTTCTTGGCCGCGTCGAGCACCCAGTCGGCGGGCGCGAAACCCTCGGGGGCGCTGACGCGCACGTGCATGCCCGCGGTCGCACCGCCGACCAGCAGCGAGTTCGCCATGTTGTTGGCGCCGTCGCCGAGGTAGGTGAGGGTGAGCCCGGCGAGGTCGCCGTGGCGTTCCCGGACGGTCTGCAGGTCGGCCAGCACCTGGCAGGGGTGGAACTCGTCGGTGAGCGCGTTGACCACCGGCACCGTCGAGGCCGAGGCCATGGAGTCGATCCTGGCCTGGGCGAAGGTCCGCCACACCACGGCGTCGACGTAGCGGGACAGCACCCGGGAGGTGTCCTCGATGGTCTCCTCGCGGCCGAGCTGCATCATCCGCCCGTCGACCACGATCGGCTGGCCGCCGAGCTGGCGGATGCCGACCTCGAAGGACAGCCGGGTGCGGGTGGAGTTCTTCTCGAAGATCACCGCCACCGACTTCGGACCGGCCAGCGCGTCGCAGCCGAGCGGGTCGGCCTTCAGCTCGGCCGCCAGGTCGAGCACCTCGGCCTGTTCGGCCGGGCTGAGATCGTCGTCGCGGAGGAAATGCCTCAGAGTCACTTGGTCACCTCGAGCAGAGCGGGCAGGTCGGCCAGCAGCCGCTGGACCTGCTGGGGCTGGATCACCAGCGGCGGGCAGAGCCGGAGCGCGTCGGGCTGGACCGAGTTGACCAGGTAGCCGGCCTCGAGCGCGCGGGCCGCGACGTCGGCGGCCACCGGGCGGGTCAGGCCGATGCCGATCAGCAGGCCCGCGCCTCGGACCTCGCCGACCAGCGGGTGGCCCAGCGCCTGGATTCCGGCGGTGAGGTCCTTGCCCATCCGGTCGACGTGTTCGAGCAGCCCTTCGGAGGCGATGGTGCGCAGCACCGCCAGCGCGGCGGCGCAGGCGATCGGGCTGCCGCCGAAGGTGGTGCCGTGCATGCCGGGGCGCAGCAGGTCGCCCACCGGGCCGATGCCGATGCAGGCGCCGATCGGCAGGCCGCCGCCGAGGCCCTTGGCCAACGTGATCACGTCCGGGACGATGCCCGCGCGCTGGAAGGCGAACCACGATCCGGTGCGGCCGATGCCGGTCTGCACCTCGTCGACGACCAGCAGGGCGCCGTTGCGGCTGGTGATCTCCCGCGCGGCCTGCAGGTAGCCCTCCGGCGGGACGATGACGCCGTTCTCGCCCTGGATGGGTTCGAGGAACACCGCCGCGGTGGTGTCGTCCACGGCGGACTCCAGCGCCGCGACGTCGCCGTAGGGCACGTGCTCGACGCCGGCGGGCATCGGTTCGAAGGGGGCCCGCTTGGCGGGCTGGCCGGTCAGCGCGAGCGCGCCCATGGTGCGGCCGTGGAAACCGCCGTCGGTGGCGACCACCTTGGTCCTGCCGGTGAGCCGGGAGATCTTGAACGCGGTCTCGTTGGCCTCCGCGCCGGAGTTGCAGAACAGGACGCGGCCCTGGCCGGTGAGCCCGGCGAGGTCGAGCAGTTCCTCGGCGAGCTTCAGGCCGCCGTCGTGGGCGTAGAAGTTGGAGACGTGGCCGAGCCGGGCGGCCTGGTCGCCGATCGCCTGGACGACCGCCGGGTGGCAGTGGCCGAGCGCGTTGACCGCGATGCCGCTGACCAGGTCCAGGTAGGTGCGCCCGTCGGCGTCGGTGACCTCGCAGCCCGATCCGCTGACCAGGGTCAGCTTCGGGGTGCCGTAGTTGTCCATCATGGACGACTGCCAGCGCTGCCCGCCGTCGGTGTTGCCAGTCATCACTTCTCCCCCGTTCCGGCGGGCAGCACCATCGTGCCCACGCCCGCGCTGGTGAACACTTCGAGCAGGACCGAGTGCGCGAGCCTGCCGTCGATGACGTGGGCGCGCGGCACCCCGCCGCGCACCGCCCGCAGGCATGCCTCCATCTTCGGCACCATCCCGGAGGCCAGCCCCGGCAGCAGCGCCTCGAGCTCGTCGGCGTCGAGCCTGGTCACCAGCGACGACCTGTCGGGCCAGTCGGTGTAGAGACCTTCGACGTCGGTGAGCACCACGAGCTTCTCCGCTCCGAGGGCCTCCGCCAGCGCTCCGGCGGCGGTGTCGGCGTTGACGTTGTGCACGACGCCGTCGGGGTCCGGGGCGATGGTGGAGACCACCGGGATGCGGCCTGCGCGGATCAGGTCGAGCACGGCGTCGGGGTTGACCGACACCACGTCGCCGACCAGGCCGACGTCGACGGCCTCGCCGTCGACGGTGGCGGTGCGGCGCCTGGCGGTGAACAGCCCGGCGTCCTCCCCGGACATGCCGACCGCGTGCGGGCCGTGCTGGTTGATCAGGCCGACGAGCTCGCGGCCGACCTGGCCGAACAGCACCATCCGGACCACGTCCATCGTCTCCGGCGTGGTGACCCGCAGCCCGCCGCGGAACTCGCCCTGCATGCCGAGGCGTTCGAGCATCGAGGTGATCTGCGGTCCGCCGCCGTGCACGACGACCGGGTGCAGGCCCGCCAGCCGCAGGAACACCATGTCCTGGGCGAAGGCGGCCTTGAGCTCGTCGTCGATCATGGCGTTGCCGCCGTACTTGACCACGACGGTGGCGCCGTGGAAGCGCCGCAGCCACGGGAGGGCCTCTATGAGCACGCTGGCCTTCTCCGCGGCGGTCGACAGCCGGTCGCTCACGGGGTTCTCGGTCATGACGAGTACGCGCTGTTCTCTTCGACGTAGCCGTGCGACAGGTCGGTGGTCAGGATCGTGGCCTGGTGCCCGCCCAGGTGCAGGTCCACCACGATCTCGATGTCGCGGCCGGACAGGTCGGCCTCGCTGCGGTCGCGGGCCCGTGTACCGCCGGCGAACAGGGTGACGCCGTTGGCGGCGATCTCGACCTTGTCGGCCTCGATGTCCACCCCGGAGCGGCCGAGCGCCATCGCGATCCGGCCCCAGTTCGGGTCCGAACCGAACAGCGCGGTCTTGACCAGGTTGTCCTCGGCGATGGTGCGTCCGATGTGGACGGCGTCGTCCTCGCTGAGCGCGCCGCGCACGGTGATGTCGACGGCCTTGGTCGCGCCTTCGGCGTCGGCCTGCAGCTGGCGCACGAGGTCGGTGCAGACCTCGGTCAGCACCGGGGTGAAGTCCTCGGCGGAGACCTCGACGCCGGAGGCGCCCGAGGCCAGCACCAGGACGGTGTCGTTTGTCGAGGTGCCCCCGTCGACGTCGAGCCTGCCGAAGGTGACGCGGCTGGCCTCGCGCAGCGCCCGTTCCAGGTCGTCGCCGCCGATCACCGCGTCGGTGGTCAGCACGCTGAGCATGGTGGCCATGTTCGGCGCGAGCATCCCGGCGCCCTTGGCGAAGCCGCCGACCGACCAGCCGTCCCCGGTGGCCAGCGCCTGCTTGGCCCGGCTGTCGGTGGTGAGCACGGCGCCGGCGGCGTCGGAGGCGGCCTGCCCGGTGCCGTCGAGCGCCTTGGCGGCGGTCTCGACGCCGGAGAGCACGGCGTCCATCGGCAGCCGCTCGCCGATCAGGCCGGTGGAGCACACCGCGACGTCGATCGCGCCGACGCCGAGCACGTCGGCGACCTTCTCGGCGGTGGCGTGGGTGTCCTGGAAGCCTTCCGGACCGGTGCAGGCGTTGGCGCCGCCGGAGTTCAGCACGACCGCGCGCAGCCGCCGCTCCTGGAGGACCTGCTGCGACCACAGCACCGGTGCCGCCTTGACCCTGTTGGTGGTGAACACCCCGGCCGCGGCGCTCGCCGGGCCGTCGTTGACCACCAGCGCCAGGTCCAGGGCGCCGCCGGACTTGATGCCCGCGGCCACCCCGGCCGCACGGAAACCGGCTGGACCGGTCACGCTCATCGCTGCTCCTCGGTGTGTTGGGCGCTGTCTGAGGTCGGGTGGTGCGGCTCCTGCGATCCGCCCGCGCGGGTGCCGCCGGGCTCGGTGCGGACCGAGTGCCCGGCGGCGGTGAGCGCCTTGGCCGCGGCCTCGGCGTCGTCGGCCGGGACGAGGATCCAGTCGGTGTCGAAGGTCGACAGCGTGAACACGCTGATGCCGGCGTCGGCCAGCGGGGTCAGCAGGCCGACCAGGACGCCGGTCAGCGAGAAGTCCAGCGGGCCGGCGACCTCCAGCGCCACGAACGGGCCTTCCACGCGGATGTCGGGTCCGGCGTCCTCGGCGAGGCTGTACGGGAAGACCACCGTGCGGCCCGCCTCGGTCGTCAGCGTGCCGTGGATCGCGGCGGTGCCGCCGGTGAGCGCGATGTTGGCGTGCGCGGGCACCAGACCGACCGCGAGCCGTTCGGGGTGCAGCCGCAGGTCGAATCCGGTCACGGCGCCACCCCCACCAGCGGCAGGCCCGTGCTCTCCGGCAGGCCGAGCGCGAGGTTCATGCACTGCACGGCTCCGCCCGCGGTGCCCTTGGTGAGGTTGTCGACCGCGCCGACGGCGACCAGGCGGCCCGCGTCGGGGTCGACGGTGACCTGCAGGTGCACCGTGTTGGCGCCCAGCGTCGCGGAGGTCTGCGGCCAGGTGCCTTCGGGCAGCACGTGCACGAAGGGCTCGTCGCCGTAGGCGTCGAGGTAGACCTTGCGGACCGCTTCGGCGTCGGT of Saccharopolyspora erythraea contains these proteins:
- a CDS encoding acetylornithine transaminase, whose product is MTGNTDGGQRWQSSMMDNYGTPKLTLVSGSGCEVTDADGRTYLDLVSGIAVNALGHCHPAVVQAIGDQAARLGHVSNFYAHDGGLKLAEELLDLAGLTGQGRVLFCNSGAEANETAFKISRLTGRTKVVATDGGFHGRTMGALALTGQPAKRAPFEPMPAGVEHVPYGDVAALESAVDDTTAAVFLEPIQGENGVIVPPEGYLQAAREITSRNGALLVVDEVQTGIGRTGSWFAFQRAGIVPDVITLAKGLGGGLPIGACIGIGPVGDLLRPGMHGTTFGGSPIACAAALAVLRTIASEGLLEHVDRMGKDLTAGIQALGHPLVGEVRGAGLLIGIGLTRPVAADVAARALEAGYLVNSVQPDALRLCPPLVIQPQQVQRLLADLPALLEVTK
- a CDS encoding arginine repressor → MTTRVARQARIVELVSSMGVRSQTELAKLLAGDGIEVTQATLSRDLDELGAVKLRGPDGGAAVYVIPEDGSPVRGVQGGTSRLSRLLAELLVSADGSGNLTVLRTPPGAAQFLASAIDRSALLEVVGSIAGDDTVMVIAREPLTGLDLAERFTTMAAGEREASGP
- a CDS encoding DNA-3-methyladenine glycosylase → MSQVERDELAHDPLWVARRLLGCELRSASPEGEVRVRLVEVESYRGGDDPASHCYRGRTERNAVMFGPAGHLYVYFVYGMHFCINVVCLTDGVPGAVLLRAGEITAGHDLARRRRPAVRKDTQLASGPARLASVLGITRDHNGIDLTAPDSPIRLHNGHPVDEDDVRTGPRVGVASAMDLPWRSWVDGSPAVSSYRRGGRRRPRERA
- the argF gene encoding ornithine carbamoyltransferase, producing MTLRHFLRDDDLSPAEQAEVLDLAAELKADPLGCDALAGPKSVAVIFEKNSTRTRLSFEVGIRQLGGQPIVVDGRMMQLGREETIEDTSRVLSRYVDAVVWRTFAQARIDSMASASTVPVVNALTDEFHPCQVLADLQTVRERHGDLAGLTLTYLGDGANNMANSLLVGGATAGMHVRVSAPEGFAPADWVLDAAKKRAAETGGSVAVFTEPKPSVEGADVLVTDSWTSMGQENDGKDRVSPFRPFQVNTDLLAATGKPAASVLHCLPAHRGWEITDEVIDGPASAVFDEAENRLHAQKALLTWLVRRL
- the argJ gene encoding bifunctional glutamate N-acetyltransferase/amino-acid acetyltransferase ArgJ; amino-acid sequence: MSVTGPAGFRAAGVAAGIKSGGALDLALVVNDGPASAAAGVFTTNRVKAAPVLWSQQVLQERRLRAVVLNSGGANACTGPEGFQDTHATAEKVADVLGVGAIDVAVCSTGLIGERLPMDAVLSGVETAAKALDGTGQAASDAAGAVLTTDSRAKQALATGDGWSVGGFAKGAGMLAPNMATMLSVLTTDAVIGGDDLERALREASRVTFGRLDVDGGTSTNDTVLVLASGASGVEVSAEDFTPVLTEVCTDLVRQLQADAEGATKAVDITVRGALSEDDAVHIGRTIAEDNLVKTALFGSDPNWGRIAMALGRSGVDIEADKVEIAANGVTLFAGGTRARDRSEADLSGRDIEIVVDLHLGGHQATILTTDLSHGYVEENSAYSS
- the argH gene encoding argininosuccinate lyase, which translates into the protein MTQQDGGQAGQAGPTKLWGGRFASGPAEAMAALSLSTHFDWRLAPYDIAGSRAHARVLHKAGLLTADELERMLAGLDVLAADVESGAFQPVIDDEDVHTALERGLLERVGPELGGKLRAGRSRNDQVATLFRMWLRDAVRRVTSGVLDVVDALTAQAAAHPDAVLPGRTHLQHAQPVLLAHHLLAHCQSLLRDVSRLRDWDARTAFSPYGSGALAGSSLGLDPQAVAAELGFDGGAVDNSIDGTASRDFAAEAAFCLAMLGVNLSRVAEEVIIWNTAEFGYVTLDDAWATGSSIMPQKKNPDVAELARGKSGRLVGNLTGLLATLKAQPLAYNRDLQEDKEPVFDSVEQLDLLLPAMAGMLGTLTFHTERLAELAPAGFTLATDIAEWLVRQGVPFRVAHEASGECVRKAESRGVGLDELTDAELAAAHPALTPQVREVLTVGGSIASRDAHGGTAPARVAEQRERVVATVAGHRQWLAG
- a CDS encoding ACT domain-containing protein, with amino-acid sequence MTGFDLRLHPERLAVGLVPAHANIALTGGTAAIHGTLTTEAGRTVVFPYSLAEDAGPDIRVEGPFVALEVAGPLDFSLTGVLVGLLTPLADAGISVFTLSTFDTDWILVPADDAEAAAKALTAAGHSVRTEPGGTRAGGSQEPHHPTSDSAQHTEEQR
- the argB gene encoding acetylglutamate kinase, coding for MTENPVSDRLSTAAEKASVLIEALPWLRRFHGATVVVKYGGNAMIDDELKAAFAQDMVFLRLAGLHPVVVHGGGPQITSMLERLGMQGEFRGGLRVTTPETMDVVRMVLFGQVGRELVGLINQHGPHAVGMSGEDAGLFTARRRTATVDGEAVDVGLVGDVVSVNPDAVLDLIRAGRIPVVSTIAPDPDGVVHNVNADTAAGALAEALGAEKLVVLTDVEGLYTDWPDRSSLVTRLDADELEALLPGLASGMVPKMEACLRAVRGGVPRAHVIDGRLAHSVLLEVFTSAGVGTMVLPAGTGEK